A window of Danaus plexippus chromosome 12, MEX_DaPlex, whole genome shotgun sequence contains these coding sequences:
- the LOC116772717 gene encoding protein ecdysoneless homolog, with amino-acid sequence MSRNFLNLKYEDTIQCSFFCRDNLSTNQWDQLCDNINNTINQISKEYIWHRDKFSVNFPILDNNKSDIPHLSSTTCFGDNLEDEWFIVYIVLEITKVYQNLIVQLEDNDGDFMLIEAADYLPAWANPDTTENRVFLQNKQIHIIPPDLAATNSSLNVADAINLVAQNPNITKAPEEIQNAILRKVEGYPQKIHNNCHNAILKLPLEIAAVISLEPTLISPIVHTYCNLDALEARQCKDIKFDNCINVKVKFTKYLYAMLLHSPLLSTIKYKVLESDKKGQMGLKIASSYNIILKQSSGEPFSTMEYQRFLESLSKNGYFKDSLEGSVHYKQLLEKANSYFLNMESPITSNACHTIENIKSTSDFENMKTFLRNESESGVLEDDDASWLTIDPDELNNLLNYQYGKKGHVKNETVTPHLITSELSSFLKKTSDYEGIEQVNGDVYSDDGDIDFDCKEFVTCIEKMLKIVSNDEETNCGDQDISGDDYSDTERYEFDTNQDLELAAKLKTSVGENLKDDKSVVNNLVQSIKEEGLCGPSSVVLRTIGIKKSDVLDSDDDDE; translated from the exons atgtcCAGGAACTTTTTGAACCTTAAATATGAAGACACAATTCAGTGTTCCTTTTTCTGTCGTGACAACCTATCGACCAATCAGTGGGATCAACTTTGTGATAACattaacaatacaataaaccaaatatcaaaagaatatatatggCATAGAGATAAATTCTCCGTTAATTTTCCAATTTTGGATAACAATAAAAGTG atattcctCATCTATCAAGCACAACATGTTTTGGCGACAACCTAGAAGATGAATGGTtcattgtatatattgtattagaaATCACTAAAGTGTACCAGAATCTCATCGTCCAACTTGAAGATAATGATGGTGATTTCATGCTCATTGAAGCCGCTGATTATTTGCCAGCTTGGGCCAATCCAGATACAACTGAAAATAGA gtgTTTCTTCAGAATAAACAGATCCATATCATACCTCCTGATTTAGCCGCAACTAATTCAAGTCTCAATGTAGCTGATGCTATTAATTTAGTTGCACAAAACCCAAACATTACTAAGGCCCCTGAAGAAATACAGAATGCTATATTAAGAAAAGTGGAAGGTTATCctcaaaaaattcataataattgtcataatgctattttaaaattgcccTTAGAAATAGCTGCTGTAATAAGTTTGGAACCGACTTTAATATCACCTATAGTCCATACATATTGTAACCTAGATGCCTTAGAAGCGAGGCAGTGTAAAGACATAAAATTTGACAACTGCATTAATGTTAAAGTGAAatttacgaaatatttatatgctaTGCTCCTGCATTCGCCGTTACTCAgtacaattaaatacaaagtatTGGAAAGTGACAAAAAAGGTCAAATGGGTTTAAAAATTGCATCCagttataatatcatattaaagcAGTCTTCGGGAGAACCCTTTTCTACTATGGAATATCAAAGATTCTTAGAGAGTCTTTCTAAAAATGGTTACTTTAAGGATAGCTTAGAAGGTTCGGttcattataaacaattactaGAAAAAGCCAACAGTTATTTCTTGAATATGGAAAGTCCTATAACTTCTAATGCATGCCATACTATCGAAAACATAAAATCTACAAGTGACTTTGAAAATATGAAGACATTCCTTAGAAATGAAAGTGAGTCAGGTGTTTTGGAGGATGATGATGCTTCGTGGCTTACTATTGACCCTGATGAGttgaataatttgttaaattaccAATATGGAAAGAAGGGTCatgttaaaaatgaaaccGTTACTCCGCATTTAATAACATCAGAGTTATCAAGCTTCCTTAAAAAGACTTCAGATTATGAAGGAATAGAACAAGTAAATGGTGATGTGTACAGTGATGATGGTGATATAGATTTTGATTGCAAAGAATTTGTTACATGTATTGAAAAAATGCTCAAGATTGTATCAAATGATGAAGAAACAAATTGTGGTGATCAAGATATCAGTGGTGATGACTATTCAGATACGGAACGATACGAATTTGATACGAATCAAGATTTAGAATTGGctgcaaaattaaaaacatctgTCGGAGAAAATCTAAAAGATGATAAAAGTGTTGTGAACAATTTGGTACAAAGTATTAAAGAGGAAGGATTGTGTGGACCATCAAGTGTAGTTTTAAGGACTATTGGTATCAAAAAAAGTGATGTTCTAGActctgatgatgatgatgaataa
- the LOC116772722 gene encoding dehydrogenase/reductase SDR family member 4: MFRPRLVASQNVLPKLFPQAVKANSFHSNRLKGKVAIVTASTDGIGYAIAKRLGDEGASVIISSRKEDNVKKATDSLRKDGINAEGLVCHVGNADQRKKLFEFASRKFGGIDILVSNAAVNPAVSPILETDEKVFDKIFEVNLKCSWLLAKEVYPELQKRGGGNIVFISSIAGYQAMEPLGPYSISKTAIIGLAKAIAGEVVHENIRVNCVAPGIVDTKFASAITSNEIGKEKSLSIVPMKRFGQPSEIAAAVAFLVSDDSSYITGETLVVAGGTYAHL; encoded by the exons ATGTTTCGCCCAAGATTAGTTGCCTCACAGAATGTGCTACCAAAATTATTTCCCCAGGCAGTTAAAGCCAATAGCTTTCACAGTAACCGATTGAAGGGAAAAGTAGCTATAGTTACTGCATCCACAGATGG GATTGGATATGCTATAGCCAAGCGCTTAGGCGATGAGGGTGCCTCAGTAATTATAAGTAGTAGAAAGGAAGATAACGTTAAGAAGGCTACAGACAGTTTACGAAAAGATGGAATAAATGCAGAAGGACTTGTATGTCATGTTGGTAATGCagatcaaagaaaaaaattatttgaattt GCCAGCCGTAAATTTGGTGGGATTGATATTCTTGTATCAAATGCTGCTGTTAACCCAGCTGTGTCACCAATTTTGGAG aCAGATGAGAAAGTTTTCGACAAAATATTTGAGGTGAACCTTAAATGTTCATGGTTATTGGCAAAAGAAGTTTATCCAGAACTACAGAAGCGTGGAGGTGGAAATATTGTATTCATTTCATCAATCGCTGGATATCAAGCTATGGAA CCTCTGGGACCATACAGCATTAGTAAAACTGCCATTATTGGCTTGGCTAAGGCAATAGCCGGTGAAGTAGTGCATGAAAATATAAGAGTGAACTGTGTAGCACCTGGAATCGTTGACACAAAATTTGCATCTGcg ATAACATCAAACGAAATAGGTAAAGAGAAGAGTTTGTCTATAGTGCCCATGAAAAGATTCGGTCAACCCTCTGAGATAGCCGCAGCTGTAGCGTTCCTTGTGTCAGATGACTCAAGTTATATAACGGGAGAAACCTTAGTTGTAGCTGGAGGGACATACGCTCACCTATAA
- the LOC116772721 gene encoding U6 snRNA phosphodiesterase 1 isoform X1, protein MSNQIFTYVKCYLPNNFYLLTKSSHMFVRRILYYFEYRIKLPTPNLSEVSVVSTEEHIDEPSLHGGRLRSFPHVRGNWPSFIYIEYPEQDHLHKTINKLSNFVSSLNILCNRCDGIHLSLSKTFTIQYHMIKPLSSALQEVLGYIESFELFFDSVEVYCNEEKTRTFIALKADIYSSKILANITDKIDDILDDYKLPKFYKDPSFHISILSVNGNKKNDILRIVEDLNKILISEADTLLEAVNIEKIILKTGNKYFQYHLKNNNGV, encoded by the exons ATGTCAAATCAAATCTTTACATATGTCAAATGTTATCTTcccaacaatttttatttattaacaaaatcatCTCATATGTTTGTTCGAAggatattgtattattttgaatacag GATCAAATTACCAACACCAAATTTAAGTGAAGTGTCCGTGGTTTCCACCGAAGAACATATTGACGAGCCAAGTCTGCATGGAGGAAGACTTAGATCTTTTCCCCATGTGAGAGGAAACTGGCCCAGCTTCATATACATTGAAT accCAGAACAGGACCACTTgcataaaactataaataagttatcaaATTTTGTGTCATCgctaaacattttatgtaatagaTGTGATGGTATACATTTGAGTCTTTCTAAAACATTTACTATACAGTACCATATGATAAAACCCTTATCATCTGCTCTCCAAGAAGTTCTTGGTTATATTGAAAG ctttgaattattttttgatagcGTCGAAGTTTATTGTAATGAAGAAAAAACTAGAACATTTATTGCATTAAAAGCAGACATTTACAGCAGCAAGATTTTGGCAAATATAACTGACAAAATAGATGATATTTTAGATGATTATAAACTACCAAAATTCTATAAG GATCCGTCATTCCATATCAGCATTTTGAGCGTAAATGGTAATAAGAAGAACGACATACTTAGAATTGTAGaagacttaaataaaatattaataagtgaaGCAGATACTTTACTGGAAGctgttaatattgaaaaaataattctaaagacgggaaataaatatttccaataCCATCTAAAGAATAACAATGGAGTTTAA
- the LOC116772721 gene encoding U6 snRNA phosphodiesterase 1 isoform X2 translates to MSGLSFISQYGDDEDSQSDENDDCKIPKIKLPTPNLSEVSVVSTEEHIDEPSLHGGRLRSFPHVRGNWPSFIYIEYPEQDHLHKTINKLSNFVSSLNILCNRCDGIHLSLSKTFTIQYHMIKPLSSALQEVLGYIESFELFFDSVEVYCNEEKTRTFIALKADIYSSKILANITDKIDDILDDYKLPKFYKDPSFHISILSVNGNKKNDILRIVEDLNKILISEADTLLEAVNIEKIILKTGNKYFQYHLKNNNGV, encoded by the exons ATGTCAGGTTTGTCCTTTATAAGTCAGTACGGCGACGACGAGGATTCACAATCAGACGAAAACGACGACTGTAAAATACCAAA GATCAAATTACCAACACCAAATTTAAGTGAAGTGTCCGTGGTTTCCACCGAAGAACATATTGACGAGCCAAGTCTGCATGGAGGAAGACTTAGATCTTTTCCCCATGTGAGAGGAAACTGGCCCAGCTTCATATACATTGAAT accCAGAACAGGACCACTTgcataaaactataaataagttatcaaATTTTGTGTCATCgctaaacattttatgtaatagaTGTGATGGTATACATTTGAGTCTTTCTAAAACATTTACTATACAGTACCATATGATAAAACCCTTATCATCTGCTCTCCAAGAAGTTCTTGGTTATATTGAAAG ctttgaattattttttgatagcGTCGAAGTTTATTGTAATGAAGAAAAAACTAGAACATTTATTGCATTAAAAGCAGACATTTACAGCAGCAAGATTTTGGCAAATATAACTGACAAAATAGATGATATTTTAGATGATTATAAACTACCAAAATTCTATAAG GATCCGTCATTCCATATCAGCATTTTGAGCGTAAATGGTAATAAGAAGAACGACATACTTAGAATTGTAGaagacttaaataaaatattaataagtgaaGCAGATACTTTACTGGAAGctgttaatattgaaaaaataattctaaagacgggaaataaatatttccaataCCATCTAAAGAATAACAATGGAGTTTAA
- the LOC116772719 gene encoding zinc finger CCCH domain-containing protein 3 translates to MYSVSNIEQKHSFINDNLEIKNSLYSIRLSRNTGEPSAKENLKVTESFTNSLEAPLTKSRYSLVRKSKPISKSIAITSNSYKDNTIQNTHNVLSHASTSCCMTAKVVNSYCQKLNLTTKVPQKVTKIKVSKYKTVPISSYLKVSSQVSMNNKLKQPPSLNISAKVQGRGAKICSSFVLDNKNRYKFVKSKVSVSIVDNVKQTPMKFKKNVSLNNSKITVGKAKFKVNNIPCRLFTKYGKCLRKDYGKCEFLHDKKHVSLCRKFIKGICHDGNCTLSHELSTKKMPTCYFYLRGMCTKQNCPYLHVKLNEKTKICQDFVKGYCEKGDNCPFRHVKVQESKTTRKIKLKSGPKNQQTKGKKLKDIQNKIVDRKNVNKSNEEETDMKDKSDSDHRYYDDVVNNEGTCEIIKPTRCKLGVLPSYIQL, encoded by the coding sequence ATGTATAGCGTAAGCAATATAGAACAAAAACATTCATTTATCAATGACAACttggaaattaaaaactcattGTATAGTATAAGGTTATCGCGAAATACTGGAGAACCTTCCGCTAAAGAAAACCTTAAAGTTACAGAATCTTTCACTAATTCTTTAGAAGCTCCGTTGACAAAATCACGTTACAGCCTAGTAAGGAAATCGAAACCCATATCGAAGAGCATTGCAATAACAAGCAATAGTTATAAagacaatacaatacaaaatactCACAACGTCTTGTCCCACGCTTCAACGAGTTGTTGTATGACTGCCAAAGTTGTAAATTCATATTgtcagaaattaaatttaacaaccAAAGTCCCTCAGAAGGTTACGAAAATTAAAGTTAGCAAATACAAAACTGTACCAATTAGTAGTTACCTGAAGGTAAGTTCTCAGGTatcaatgaataataaattaaaacagccaccttcattaaatatatctgcTAAGGTACAAGGAAGGGGTGCAAAAATATGTTCCTCATTTGTTCTGGATAATAAAAACCGTTATAAGTTTGTGAAATCAAAGGTATCTGTTTCAATAGTGGATAATGTTAAACAAACTCCCATGAAATTCAAGAAGAatgtatctttaaataattcaaagatAACCGTAGGGAAGGCCAAATTTAAGGTCAATAATATACCCTGCAGGTTGTTCACTAAATATGGTAAATGTTTAAGAAAAGATTATGGAAAGTGCGAATTTTTGCACGATAAGAAACATGTCTCGCTTTGTAGAAAATTCATAAAGGGCATCTGTCACGACGGTAATTGTACTCTATCGCATGAGCTATCAACGAAAAAGATGCCgacttgttatttttatttgagagGTATGTGCACAAAACAAAACTGCCCCTATTTGCATGTTAAACTTAATGAAAAAACTAAGATATGTCAAGACTTCGTCAAAGGTTACTGTGAGAAGGGTGATAATTGTCCATTCAGACATGTTAAGGTGCAAGAATCGAAGACAACCAGGAAAATTAAACTCAAGTCCGGTCCAAAAAATCAGCAGACCAAAGGAAAGAAGCTAAaagacatacaaaataaaatagttgatagaaaaaatgtaaataaatcaaatgaaGAGGAAACAGATATGAAAGACAAGAGTGACAGCGATCATAGGTATTATGACGACGTTGTAAACAATGAGGGTACTTGCGAAATTATAAAGCCCACCAGGTGTAAGTTAGGCGTCTTGCCTTCTTACATACAACTatag
- the LOC116772718 gene encoding tether containing UBX domain for GLUT4: MSRDIIVLTPNGRRMKVHCTADTNILQVLEDVCAKHGFEATEYDLKHHNHVLDLTTTIRFCNLPNKALLEMVEAERKRLESNVTVGLMLNDGERIMGDFSPNTSLYDLITSLAPNELPSFKNPTILYMRQEVIGLPALKEKTLRQLGLLTGRAILRLLDKTEQATQANVSSVYRRIPEKVELMSNEKKLQENKINDKDAGPSGVHIHEDTHTTFDPIKLIQREKETKAVPPAQSLESSNIESMDTSEPQHCGRAIKEEKSEPPKPVMTQENLERRLRIEEEVTFVGSQKAIAFMQPDIEEDEISDLPDDFYELSIEEVRKMYHELQQRRIELENTPMLTTTKRDEIAQQTSLQKLNTYKNVVVRIQFPDNIILQGVFTPTNTVQDVQNFVREHLHHSDKPFHIFTTPLKEMLDPKMTLLEAKFVPCVHMHFKWIEGGAVEPYLKEEIYLKKTTSDAASILASKYRAPNRRKLEESTNNPQNGNQPSSSKQSKMPKWFKK; the protein is encoded by the exons atgtcCAGAGATATTATTGTTCTTACGCCAAACGGAAGAAGAATGAAGGTTCACTGTACGGCAGACACAAATATCTTACAG GTTTTAGAAGATGTTTGTGCAAAACACGGATTTGAAGCTACTGAGTATGACTTAAAACACCATAACCATGTCCTTGATTTAACAACTACCATTCGGTTTTGCAACTTACCGAACAAGGCTTTACTTGAAATGGTTGAAGCTGAAAGGAAAAGACTGGAATCAAATGTCACAGTTGGATTAATGTTAAATGATG GTGAAAGAATAATGGGAGATTTCTCGCCAAACACGTCTCTTTATGACTTAATAACATCATTAGCACCAAATGAATTGCCTTCATTTAAGAAtccaacaattttatatatgagacAGGAAGTAATAGGGCTGCCTGCTTTAAAAGAAAAGACTTTACGGCAGCTTGGACTGCTAACAGGCAGGGCGATACTTCGTCTATTAGACAAAACTGAACAAGCTAC gcaAGCAAATGTCTCATCAGTTTATAGACGAATTCCTGAGAAAGTGGAATTGATGAGTAATGAAAAGAAACTacaggaaaataaaattaatgacaaaGATGCAGGTCCATCAGGAGTACACATACATGAAGATACTCATACAACATTTGATCCCATTAAATTGATTCAAAGAGAAAAAGAAACCAAGGCAGTTCCTCCGGCCCAATCACTTGAAAGCTCCAATATTGAAAGCATGGACACAAGCGAACCACAACATTGTGGAAGAGcaataaaagaagaaaaatcaGAACCTCCCAAGCCAGTTATGACACAAGAAAACCTTGAAAGACGTCTCAGAATTGAAGAAGAAGTTACTTTT GTAGGATCTCAAAAAGCTATAGCATTTATGCAGCCTGATATCGAGGAAGATGAAATATCAGACTTGCCGGACGACTTCTATGAGTTATCAATTGAAGAAGTGCGAAAGATGTATCATGAGTTACAACAACGTCGTATCGAACTAGAAAATACCCCAATGCTTACTACAACAAAACGAGATGAAATCGCACAACAG acatCACTTCAAAAGCTtaacacatataaaaatgttgtcgTGAGAATTCAATTTCCTGACAATATTATCCTTCAGGGCGTGTTTACACCAACAAACACAGTGCAAGATGTTCAAAACTTTGTTAGAGAGCACTTACATCATTCTGACAAACCATTTCACATAT TTACAACTCCATTAAAGGAAATGTTGGATCCTAAAATGACATTGCTTGAAGCTAAATTTGTGCCTTGTGTTCACATGCACTTTAAGTGGATTGAAGGGGGCGCCGTGGAGCCGTACTTAAAAGAggaaatatacttaaaaaagaCTACAAGTGATGCAGCAAGTATACTGGCATCGAAATACCG CGCGCCTAATAGAAGGAAGTTGGAGGAGTCAACAAACAATCCTCAAAACGGAAATCAACCCTCGTCATCAAAACAAAGCAAGATGCCAAAATGGTTCAAGAAATAG